A window from Bubalus kerabau isolate K-KA32 ecotype Philippines breed swamp buffalo chromosome 5, PCC_UOA_SB_1v2, whole genome shotgun sequence encodes these proteins:
- the LOC129653568 gene encoding glutathione S-transferase P-like, which produces MPPYTIVYFPTRGRCEALRMLLADQDQSWKEEVVTKESWLQGPLKASCLYGQLPKFQDGDLTLYQSNAILRHLGRSFGLYGTDEREAALVDMVNDGLEDLRRRCGHLIHHKREEDKAQYVQELPAHLKPFETLLSQNQGGQAFIVGNQISFADYNLLDLLLNHQVLVPGCLDPFPLLSAYVARLSARPKLKAFLASPEHVNRPIFGSRKI; this is translated from the exons ggcgcTGCGAGGCCCTGCGCATGCTGCTGGCCGACCAGGACCAGAGCTGGAAGGAGGAGGTGGTCACCAAGGAGAGCTGGCTGCAGGGCCCACTCAAGGCCTCCTGC CTGTATGGGCAGCTCCCCAAGTTCCAGGATGGAGACCTCACCCTGTACCAGTCTAATGCCATCCTGCGACACCTGGGCCGCTCCTTTG GGCTCTACGGCACAGACGAGCGGGAGGCGGCACTGGTGGACATGGTGAACGATGGCCTGGAAGACCTCCGCAGGCGCTGCGGCCACCTCATTCACCACAAGCGC GAGGAGGACAAAGCCCAATATGTTCAGGAGCTGCCGGCGCACCTGAAGCCTTTCGAGACCCTCCTGTCCCAGAATCAGGGGGGCCAGGCCTTCATCGTGGGCAACCAG ATCTCCTTCGCCGACTACAACCTGCTGGACCTGCTGCTCAATCATCAGGTGCTGGTCCCCGGCTGCCTGGACCCCTTCCCCCTACTCTCGGCCTACGTGGCCCGCCTCAGCGCCCGGCCCAAGCTCAAGGCATTCCTGGCCTCCCCGGAGCATGTGAACCGTCCCATCTTTGGAAGCCGCAAAATATGA